In a single window of the Streptomyces sp. CGMCC 4.7035 genome:
- a CDS encoding ArsR/SmtB family transcription factor yields MTRRRDAGAAGLARLAGLIADETRAACLLALLDGRAWTAGELARHAGVAASTLSEHLGKLVAGGLLAEERQGRHRYVRLADARVAQLVEDLAAQIAPGATAGPTRTLREASAGSAMARGRTCYDHLAGRLGIAVTDALTVRGLLRQDTGFALTDAGLEWFDTLGIGLDRKGGRRPLARACLDWTERRPHLAGVAGAALCRHALDAGWCVRIGSERAVKVTAAGERALSELLGIEADTLR; encoded by the coding sequence ATGACGAGGCGGAGGGATGCCGGAGCGGCCGGGCTGGCCCGTCTCGCCGGGCTGATCGCCGACGAGACGCGGGCCGCCTGCCTGCTGGCGCTGCTGGACGGACGGGCGTGGACCGCCGGTGAGCTGGCGCGGCACGCGGGTGTCGCGGCGTCGACGCTGAGCGAGCATCTGGGCAAGCTCGTCGCTGGTGGGCTGCTGGCCGAGGAGCGGCAAGGGCGGCACCGGTACGTACGGCTGGCCGACGCGCGGGTCGCCCAGCTGGTCGAGGACCTGGCCGCGCAGATCGCGCCGGGCGCCACCGCCGGGCCTACGCGCACGCTGCGGGAGGCGAGCGCCGGTTCCGCGATGGCCCGCGGCCGCACCTGCTACGACCACCTCGCCGGGCGGCTCGGCATCGCCGTCACCGACGCGCTGACCGTACGGGGGCTGCTGCGGCAGGACACCGGATTCGCGCTCACGGACGCGGGCCTCGAGTGGTTCGACACCCTCGGCATCGGGCTGGACCGCAAGGGCGGCCGCCGCCCGCTGGCCCGCGCGTGCCTCGACTGGACCGAGCGGCGCCCCCATCTCGCGGGTGTCGCGGGCGCGGCCCTGTGCCGGCACGCCCTGGACGCGGGCTGGTGCGTGCGCATCGGCTCCGAACGGGCCGTGAAGGTGACGGCGGCGGGTGAGCGCGCGCTGTCCGAACTGCTGGGAATCGAGGCGGACACGCTGCGCTGA
- a CDS encoding Zn-dependent alcohol dehydrogenase, which translates to MVRAAVLPAVGAPLEVTDIELPEPGPGRVRVRLAAAGVCHSDLSLSNGTMRVPVPAVLGHEGAGTVVSVGEGVTHVVPGDGVVLNWAPSCGACHACALGEVWLCANALTGAADVHARRADDGTDLHPGLNVAAFAQETVVAASCVLPVPDGVPLTDAALLGCAVLTGYGAVHHAAQVRPGETVAVFGVGGVGLATLQSARIAGAERIIAVDVSPEKEELARRAGATDFVLASDTTPREIRGLTDKQGVDVAVECVGRGVTIRAAWDSTRRGGRTTVVGIGGKDQQVTFNALEIFHWGRTLSGCVYGNSDPAEDLPVLAEHVRAGRLDLGALVTERIALEGIPAAFENMLAGRGGRALVVF; encoded by the coding sequence ATGGTCCGAGCCGCTGTTCTGCCCGCCGTCGGCGCCCCGCTGGAGGTCACCGACATCGAGCTTCCGGAACCGGGCCCCGGCCGGGTCCGGGTCCGGCTCGCCGCCGCCGGGGTCTGCCACTCCGATCTTTCCCTGTCCAACGGCACCATGCGGGTGCCGGTGCCCGCTGTCCTCGGCCACGAGGGCGCGGGCACGGTGGTGTCCGTGGGGGAGGGCGTCACCCATGTCGTGCCGGGTGACGGCGTCGTCCTCAACTGGGCGCCGTCCTGCGGCGCTTGCCATGCCTGCGCGCTGGGCGAGGTATGGCTGTGCGCGAACGCGCTGACCGGCGCCGCCGATGTCCACGCCCGCCGCGCGGACGACGGCACGGACCTGCATCCCGGCCTGAACGTGGCCGCGTTCGCGCAGGAGACTGTGGTGGCCGCGTCCTGCGTGCTGCCCGTCCCGGACGGTGTGCCCCTGACCGACGCGGCCCTGCTGGGCTGCGCCGTGCTCACCGGATACGGGGCCGTGCACCACGCGGCGCAGGTGCGGCCGGGGGAGACCGTCGCGGTGTTCGGCGTCGGCGGTGTGGGCCTCGCGACGCTCCAGTCGGCGCGCATCGCGGGCGCGGAGCGGATCATTGCGGTGGACGTGTCCCCCGAGAAGGAGGAACTGGCGCGGCGGGCCGGCGCGACGGACTTCGTACTCGCCTCCGACACCACGCCCCGTGAGATCCGCGGCCTGACGGACAAGCAGGGCGTCGACGTGGCGGTGGAGTGCGTGGGCCGCGGCGTCACCATCCGTGCGGCCTGGGACTCCACGCGCCGTGGCGGCCGTACGACGGTCGTCGGCATCGGCGGCAAGGACCAGCAGGTCACGTTCAACGCCCTGGAGATCTTCCACTGGGGCCGCACACTGTCGGGCTGCGTCTACGGCAACTCCGACCCGGCCGAGGACCTGCCGGTGCTGGCCGAGCACGTACGGGCCGGGCGCCTGGACCTGGGCGCGCTGGTGACGGAACGGATCGCGCTGGAAGGGATCCCGGCGGCCTTCGAGAACATGCTGGCGGGCCGGGGCGGCCGGGCGCTGGTGGTGTTCTAG
- a CDS encoding aldehyde dehydrogenase family protein has product MKAHDGMYIDGAWRPAVGQDTIEVVNPVDEQVIGRVPAGTAEDVDAAVRAARAALPAWAATAPVERAARLTALRDALVARKDEIAETVTAELGSPLPFSQSVHVGLPIVVAGSYAELAATHSFEEKVGNSTVHQEPVGVVGAITPWNYPLHQIVAKVAPALAAGCTVVLKPAEDTPLTAQLFAEAVHEAGVPAGVFNLVTGRGPVAGQALAEHEGVDLVSFTGSTAVGRQIGATAGAAVKKVALELGGKSANVILPSADLARAVNVGVANVMANSGQMCSAWTRMLVHRDQYEEAVGLAAEAVAKYGDRIGPVVNAKQQARVRGYIDKGVSEGARLVAGGPESPREKGYFVQPTVFADVTPEMTIAQEEIFGPVLSILPYEDEEDALRIANGTVYGLAGAVWAGDDEEAVAFARRLETGQVDINGGRFNPRAPFGGYKQSGVGRELGAHGLAEYLQTKSLQFRER; this is encoded by the coding sequence ATGAAAGCACATGACGGCATGTACATCGACGGCGCCTGGCGCCCCGCCGTCGGCCAGGACACCATCGAGGTCGTGAACCCGGTCGACGAGCAGGTCATCGGCCGCGTCCCGGCGGGCACCGCCGAGGACGTCGACGCCGCCGTACGCGCCGCTCGGGCCGCCCTCCCGGCGTGGGCCGCCACCGCACCGGTCGAGCGGGCCGCGCGGCTCACCGCCCTCCGCGACGCACTCGTCGCCCGCAAGGACGAGATCGCCGAGACCGTCACGGCCGAACTGGGCTCACCGCTGCCGTTCTCGCAGTCCGTCCACGTGGGACTGCCGATCGTGGTCGCGGGTTCGTACGCCGAACTGGCCGCCACCCACTCCTTCGAGGAGAAGGTCGGCAACTCCACCGTCCACCAGGAACCGGTCGGGGTCGTGGGCGCCATCACCCCCTGGAACTACCCCCTCCACCAGATCGTCGCCAAGGTCGCCCCGGCCCTGGCGGCGGGCTGCACGGTCGTGCTCAAGCCCGCCGAGGACACCCCGCTGACCGCCCAGCTGTTCGCCGAGGCCGTCCATGAGGCGGGCGTACCGGCCGGGGTGTTCAACCTCGTCACCGGCCGCGGCCCGGTCGCGGGCCAGGCACTCGCCGAGCACGAGGGCGTCGACCTGGTCTCCTTCACCGGCTCCACGGCGGTGGGCAGACAGATCGGCGCGACGGCGGGGGCGGCCGTCAAGAAGGTCGCCCTTGAACTGGGCGGCAAGTCCGCGAACGTCATCCTGCCGAGCGCGGACCTCGCCAGGGCGGTGAACGTCGGTGTCGCGAACGTGATGGCCAACTCCGGCCAGATGTGCAGCGCGTGGACGCGGATGCTCGTGCACCGGGACCAGTACGAGGAGGCGGTCGGACTGGCCGCCGAGGCCGTCGCGAAGTACGGCGACCGCATCGGTCCGGTGGTGAACGCCAAGCAGCAGGCGCGCGTGCGCGGTTATATCGACAAGGGCGTGTCGGAGGGCGCGCGACTGGTCGCGGGCGGCCCGGAGTCCCCCCGCGAGAAGGGCTACTTCGTCCAGCCCACCGTCTTCGCCGATGTCACCCCCGAGATGACGATCGCGCAGGAGGAGATCTTCGGTCCGGTCCTCTCGATCCTCCCCTACGAGGACGAGGAGGACGCGCTGCGGATCGCGAACGGCACGGTGTACGGGCTGGCCGGCGCCGTCTGGGCGGGCGACGACGAGGAGGCGGTCGCGTTCGCGCGGAGGCTGGAGACAGGGCAGGTCGACATCAACGGCGGGCGGTTCAACCCCCGTGCGCCGTTCGGGGGTTACAAGCAGTCCGGGGTGGGCCGCGAGCTGGGCGCGCACGGGCTCGCCGAGTACCTCCAGACCAAGTCCCTCCAGTTCCGGGAGCGCTGA
- a CDS encoding MFS transporter, with protein sequence MGPGGNRGWLLRLVIAFGFAQGAVSMARPAVSYRALALGADERAVGVIAGVYALLPLFVAVPLGRRTDHGRCTPLLLAGVVLISGGCALSGVAGSLPAMAAWSGVMGLGHLCFVIGAQSIVARRSEPHEQDRNFGHFTIGASLGQLVGPIAAGALVHGPDRAATSALALVVAGAGAAVAFTSLWRIERRTKAASRTARRDRVPVHRILRSRGVPAGIFISLAVLSATDILTAYLPVVGDQRGITPSVVGVLLSLRAAATIACRLVLTPLLRLLGRAVLLTLTCLTAAVLCAGIALPVPVWALGVMLAVLGFCLGVGQPLSMTTVVQAAPDEARSTALALRLTGNRLGQVAAPAAAGLVAGVAGVAAPFVMLGVLLLLSSGIALRSPAGLQPVRRLRTRPSRPKSGGTGAAAPRDGKGRGGGGEKPGVRFRA encoded by the coding sequence ATGGGGCCCGGTGGGAACCGCGGCTGGCTGCTCCGCCTCGTCATCGCCTTCGGCTTCGCGCAGGGGGCGGTGTCGATGGCCCGGCCCGCCGTCTCCTACCGGGCCCTCGCGCTGGGCGCGGACGAACGCGCGGTCGGTGTGATCGCGGGTGTGTACGCGCTGCTCCCGTTGTTCGTCGCCGTACCCCTGGGCCGGCGCACGGACCACGGCCGGTGCACGCCCCTGCTGCTGGCCGGTGTGGTGCTGATATCCGGCGGCTGCGCGCTGAGCGGCGTCGCGGGTTCCCTCCCGGCGATGGCGGCGTGGAGCGGGGTGATGGGCCTCGGTCACCTGTGCTTCGTCATCGGAGCCCAGTCGATCGTCGCCCGCCGGTCCGAGCCCCATGAGCAGGACCGCAACTTCGGCCACTTCACCATCGGCGCCTCGCTCGGCCAGCTGGTCGGTCCGATCGCCGCGGGCGCCCTGGTCCACGGCCCCGACAGGGCGGCCACCAGCGCGCTCGCTCTCGTGGTGGCGGGCGCGGGCGCCGCGGTCGCGTTCACGTCGCTGTGGCGCATCGAACGCCGTACGAAGGCCGCGTCCCGTACGGCGCGGAGGGACCGCGTTCCTGTCCACCGCATCCTGCGCTCCCGGGGCGTGCCCGCCGGCATCTTCATCAGCCTCGCCGTGCTGTCGGCGACCGACATCCTCACCGCGTATCTGCCGGTCGTCGGCGACCAGCGCGGCATCACCCCGTCCGTTGTCGGTGTCCTGCTGAGCCTGCGCGCGGCGGCCACCATCGCCTGCCGACTCGTCCTGACCCCGCTGCTGCGGCTGCTCGGCCGGGCCGTGCTGCTCACCCTGACCTGTCTGACGGCGGCGGTGCTCTGTGCCGGGATCGCGCTGCCGGTGCCGGTCTGGGCGCTCGGCGTGATGCTCGCCGTGCTCGGGTTCTGTCTGGGCGTCGGACAGCCGCTGTCCATGACGACCGTCGTGCAGGCCGCGCCCGACGAGGCCCGCTCCACCGCCCTCGCCCTGCGGCTGACCGGCAACCGCCTCGGCCAGGTCGCGGCGCCCGCCGCCGCGGGCCTGGTGGCCGGGGTCGCGGGCGTGGCCGCGCCGTTCGTGATGCTCGGCGTGCTGCTGCTGCTCTCGTCCGGGATCGCGCTGCGCTCACCCGCGGGTCTTCAGCCCGTCCGGCGATTGAGAACGAGGCCGTCAAGGCCGAAAAGCGGGGGTACGGGGGCGGCAGCCCCCAGGGACGGGAAGGGCAGGGGCGGAGGGGGCGAGAAACCCGGAGTCCGGTTCCGCGCTTGA
- a CDS encoding CitMHS family transporter, which yields MLTILGFTMIATFLVLIMVKKMSPIAALVLIPALFCVFVGKGAKLGDYVIDGVTGLAPTAAMLMFAIVYFGVMIDVGLFDPIVRGILRFCKADPLRIVVGTAVLAAIVSLDGDGSTTFMITVSAMYPLYKRLKMSLVVMTGVAAMANGVMNTLPWGGPTARAATALKLDASDIFVPMIPALAVGLLGVFALAYVLGRRERKRLGVLTLDEVLVEEQETVLVGAGGSGGSGDGKAPVRTGGAGSGIEAEASQDEPEEGLQGLDPNRPTLRPKLYWFNALLTVALLTAMIMEWLPIPVLFLLGAALALTVNFPHIPDQKARLAAHADNVLNVSGMVFAAAVFTGVLKGTGMVDHMAQWLVDNIPDGMGPHMAFVTGVLSIPLTYFMSNDGFYFGILPVLAEAGQAHGVSTLEIARASLVGQPLHMSSPLVPAVYVLVGMAKVEFGDHTRFVVKWAALTSLVVLGAGILFGII from the coding sequence ATGCTGACCATCCTCGGCTTCACCATGATCGCGACCTTCCTGGTCCTGATCATGGTGAAGAAGATGTCGCCGATCGCGGCGCTCGTGCTGATCCCCGCGCTGTTCTGCGTGTTCGTGGGCAAGGGCGCCAAGCTCGGCGACTACGTCATCGACGGCGTCACCGGCCTCGCCCCCACCGCGGCGATGCTGATGTTCGCGATCGTCTACTTCGGTGTGATGATCGACGTCGGTCTCTTCGACCCGATCGTCCGCGGCATCCTGCGGTTCTGCAAGGCCGACCCGCTGCGCATCGTCGTCGGTACGGCCGTGCTCGCCGCGATCGTCTCGCTCGACGGCGACGGCTCCACCACCTTCATGATCACCGTCTCGGCGATGTACCCGCTGTACAAGCGCCTGAAGATGAGTCTCGTCGTGATGACCGGTGTCGCCGCGATGGCCAACGGCGTCATGAACACCCTGCCCTGGGGCGGACCCACCGCCCGCGCCGCGACCGCGCTGAAGCTCGACGCCAGCGACATCTTCGTGCCGATGATCCCGGCGCTCGCCGTGGGCCTGCTGGGCGTGTTCGCCCTGGCGTACGTGCTCGGCCGCCGCGAGCGCAAGCGGCTCGGCGTGCTGACGCTGGACGAGGTGCTCGTGGAGGAGCAGGAGACGGTCCTGGTGGGCGCCGGCGGATCGGGCGGATCCGGCGACGGCAAGGCTCCCGTGCGGACCGGCGGGGCGGGCTCCGGCATCGAGGCCGAGGCTTCGCAGGATGAGCCCGAGGAGGGCCTCCAGGGCCTCGACCCGAACCGACCCACCCTGCGCCCCAAGCTCTACTGGTTCAACGCGCTGCTCACGGTCGCCCTGCTCACCGCCATGATCATGGAGTGGCTGCCGATCCCGGTCCTCTTCCTGCTCGGTGCCGCGCTCGCACTCACCGTCAACTTCCCGCACATCCCCGACCAGAAGGCCCGGCTCGCCGCCCACGCCGACAACGTCCTCAACGTCTCCGGCATGGTCTTCGCCGCCGCCGTCTTCACCGGCGTCCTGAAGGGCACCGGGATGGTCGACCACATGGCCCAGTGGCTGGTGGACAACATCCCCGACGGCATGGGCCCGCACATGGCCTTCGTCACGGGCGTCCTGAGCATCCCGCTCACGTACTTCATGTCGAACGACGGCTTCTACTTCGGCATCCTCCCCGTCCTCGCCGAGGCGGGCCAGGCGCACGGCGTCTCGACCCTGGAGATCGCGCGGGCCTCGCTGGTCGGCCAGCCGCTGCACATGTCCAGCCCGCTGGTGCCCGCCGTGTACGTCCTCGTCGGCATGGCCAAGGTCGAGTTCGGCGACCACACGCGGTTCGTGGTGAAGTGGGCCGCGCTCACCTCGCTCGTGGTACTCGGAGCGGGAATCCTGTTCGGCATCATCTGA
- a CDS encoding molybdopterin oxidoreductase family protein encodes MSRTALRICPLCEATCGLTLTVDGTRVTGARGDRDDVFSKGFICPKGASFGAADSDPDRLRTPLVRRDGELREATWEEAFDAVAAGLRPVVERYGPHAVGVVLGNPNVHTMAGALYPPVLLAGLRTHSLFTASTLDQMPKHVSSGLLYGDANAIPVPDLDRTDHLLLIGANPLESNGSLCTAPDFPGKLKALKARGGTLTVIDPRLTRTARLADRHVAIRPGADALLLAAMAHVLFEEKLVDLGDLTPHVQGLDELAASVRDFTPEAAAEACDVEADTIRALARELAAAPTAAVYGRIGSCTVPHGTLASWLVDVLNILTGNLDRPGGALFPLSATDRPPRPAGPGRGFALGRWHSRVRRHPEAKGELPISALAEEIDTATDEGSPIRAVIAVAANPVLSAPDGDRLDKALGTLDFMVSVDPYLNETSRHAHVVLPPPPPSQAPHFDFAFNTLAVRNQVRYTRAAVPLQPGRMAETEILARLVLAATGMHGADPAAVDDLVIDQTLGKAVTDPHSPVHGRDPRELADRLTGESGPERRLDMMLRLGPYGDGFGARPDGIGLQKLLAHPHGIDLGPLRPRLPQPLKTVSGKVELLPGPIADDLPRLRQALDDRADGLVLVGRRHLRSNNSWLHNVPALTGGSNRCTLHIHPEDAERFGLVDGAQVRVKGAGGAVTAPVEVTEGIRRGVVSLPHGWGHDRPGTRMSHAALDPGVNVNQLLDGSLLDPLSGNAVLNGVPVELAALAPVDRTMP; translated from the coding sequence GTGTCCCGCACCGCACTGCGTATCTGCCCCCTCTGCGAGGCCACCTGCGGGCTCACCCTCACCGTGGACGGCACCCGAGTCACCGGCGCCCGAGGCGACCGGGACGACGTGTTCAGCAAGGGGTTCATCTGCCCGAAGGGCGCATCCTTCGGGGCCGCCGACTCCGACCCCGACCGGCTGCGCACGCCCCTCGTGCGCCGGGACGGGGAACTGCGCGAGGCCACCTGGGAGGAGGCGTTCGACGCCGTCGCGGCCGGGCTGCGGCCGGTCGTCGAGCGGTACGGGCCGCACGCCGTCGGCGTCGTCCTCGGCAACCCCAACGTGCACACCATGGCGGGCGCCCTCTACCCGCCCGTCCTGCTCGCAGGCCTGCGCACCCACAGCCTCTTCACGGCCTCCACGCTGGACCAGATGCCCAAGCACGTCTCCAGCGGACTGCTCTACGGGGACGCGAACGCCATCCCCGTGCCCGACCTCGACCGCACGGACCATCTGCTGCTGATCGGCGCCAACCCCCTCGAATCCAACGGGAGTCTGTGCACCGCCCCCGACTTCCCCGGCAAGCTCAAGGCCCTCAAGGCCCGCGGCGGCACCCTCACCGTGATCGACCCGCGCCTCACCCGCACCGCCCGGCTCGCTGACCGGCACGTCGCCATACGCCCCGGCGCCGACGCCCTGCTGCTGGCCGCGATGGCGCACGTCCTCTTCGAGGAGAAGCTCGTCGACCTGGGGGACCTCACGCCGCACGTGCAGGGGCTCGACGAACTGGCCGCCTCCGTCCGGGACTTCACGCCCGAAGCCGCCGCCGAGGCGTGCGATGTCGAGGCCGACACCATCCGCGCCCTCGCCCGCGAACTGGCCGCCGCGCCCACCGCCGCCGTCTACGGCCGCATCGGCAGCTGCACCGTGCCGCACGGCACCCTGGCCAGCTGGCTCGTCGACGTGCTCAACATCCTCACCGGCAACCTCGACCGGCCCGGCGGCGCCCTCTTCCCGCTGTCGGCCACCGACCGGCCGCCCCGGCCCGCCGGGCCCGGCCGCGGCTTCGCGCTCGGGCGCTGGCACTCGCGGGTGCGCCGGCACCCCGAGGCCAAGGGCGAGTTGCCGATCTCCGCGCTCGCCGAGGAGATCGACACCGCCACCGACGAGGGCAGCCCCATCCGCGCCGTCATCGCCGTCGCCGCCAACCCCGTGCTCTCCGCGCCGGACGGCGACCGCCTCGACAAGGCGCTCGGCACACTCGACTTCATGGTCAGCGTCGACCCGTACCTCAACGAGACCTCGCGCCACGCGCACGTCGTGCTGCCGCCGCCCCCGCCCTCCCAGGCGCCCCACTTCGACTTCGCCTTCAACACGCTCGCCGTGCGCAACCAGGTCCGCTACACCCGCGCCGCCGTCCCGCTGCAGCCCGGCCGCATGGCCGAGACCGAGATCCTGGCCCGGCTCGTCCTCGCCGCGACGGGCATGCACGGCGCCGACCCCGCGGCCGTCGACGATCTCGTCATCGACCAGACCCTCGGCAAGGCGGTCACCGACCCCCACTCGCCCGTCCACGGCCGCGACCCGCGCGAACTGGCCGACCGACTCACCGGCGAGAGCGGCCCGGAGCGCCGGCTGGACATGATGTTGCGCCTCGGCCCGTACGGCGACGGGTTCGGCGCCCGCCCCGACGGAATCGGCCTCCAGAAGCTGCTCGCCCATCCCCACGGGATCGACCTCGGCCCGCTGCGGCCCCGTCTGCCGCAGCCGCTGAAGACCGTGAGCGGCAAGGTCGAACTGCTGCCGGGTCCGATCGCGGACGACCTGCCGCGCCTGAGGCAGGCACTCGACGATCGCGCCGACGGGCTCGTGCTCGTCGGGCGGCGCCATCTGCGGTCCAACAACAGCTGGCTGCACAACGTGCCCGCCCTCACCGGCGGCTCCAACCGCTGCACCCTGCACATCCACCCCGAGGACGCCGAGCGGTTCGGACTCGTCGACGGCGCGCAGGTCAGGGTCAAGGGCGCCGGGGGAGCGGTGACCGCACCCGTCGAGGTCACCGAGGGCATCCGGCGCGGCGTCGTCAGCCTCCCGCACGGCTGGGGCCACGACCGGCCCGGCACCCGGATGAGCCACGCCGCCCTGGACCCCGGGGTCAACGTCAACCAGCTCCTCGACGGCAGCCTGCTCGACCCGCTGTCGGGCAACGCGGTACTCAACGGCGTCCCCGTGGAACTCGCCGCACTCGCCCCCGTCGACCGCACAATGCCGTGA
- a CDS encoding TetR/AcrR family transcriptional regulator, which produces MKSVPQATSLRRAPIQRRSAERLTRILDACADLLDEVGYDALSTRAVALRAGVPIGSVYRFFGNKRAMADALAERNLERFTERVTRRLSESQSESESESEGEGEGEGGWRAAMDVVLDEYLDMKRTAPGFSLVDFGNQIPVGARYAEPNHRVADRLTDLLSAYLEREPDEELRRMFLIAVETADTLVHLAFRVAPEGDEKIIEEMRELLRAYLGRVLD; this is translated from the coding sequence ATGAAGTCCGTGCCCCAAGCGACATCGCTGCGCCGCGCGCCCATCCAACGCCGTAGCGCCGAACGACTGACCAGGATCCTCGACGCCTGCGCCGACCTCCTCGACGAGGTCGGCTACGACGCCCTGAGTACCCGGGCCGTGGCCCTGCGTGCGGGCGTGCCCATCGGCTCCGTGTACCGCTTCTTCGGTAACAAGCGGGCGATGGCCGACGCCCTCGCCGAACGCAACCTGGAGCGCTTCACCGAGCGCGTCACCCGCCGTCTGTCGGAGTCGCAGTCGGAGTCGGAGTCGGAGTCGGAGGGCGAGGGCGAGGGCGAGGGCGGCTGGCGCGCGGCCATGGACGTGGTGCTCGACGAGTACCTGGACATGAAGCGGACGGCGCCCGGCTTCTCCCTCGTCGACTTCGGCAACCAGATCCCCGTCGGCGCCCGCTACGCCGAACCCAACCATCGGGTCGCCGACCGCCTGACGGACCTGCTGTCGGCGTACCTCGAACGCGAACCGGACGAGGAACTGCGCCGCATGTTCCTGATCGCGGTGGAAACGGCCGACACCCTGGTCCACCTGGCCTTCCGGGTGGCCCCGGAGGGCGACGAGAAGATCATCGAGGAGATGCGGGAACTTCTGCGGGCGTATCTGGGCAGGGTGCTGGACTAG
- the hmgA gene encoding homogentisate 1,2-dioxygenase — MSGDARKIAEGLSYLSGFGNEHSSEAVPGALPEGRNSPQRAPLGLYAEQLSGTAFTEPRAHNRRSWLYRIRPSAAHPAFTRTNNGTLRSAPFTETVPDPNRLRWNPLPEPPAGTDFLAGLWTLGGNGDATQRTGMAVHLYHATSSMDRVFSDADGELLIVPERGGLLLRTEFGLLHVEPGHVALIPRGVRFRVELLDDSARGYVCENYGAPFHLPDLGPIGANGLASARDFRAPVAAYEDVEGPVEVVNKFCGNLWTAVYDHSPLDVVAWHGNHVPYIYDLRRFNVIGTISYDHPDPSIFTVLTSPSDTPGLAGVDFVVFAPRWLVGEDTFRPPYFHRNVMSEYMGLIEGAYDAKTAGEGGFVPGGGSLHNMMSAHGPDRETFDRASAAELAPQKIDDGLAFMFETRWPMTLAPHAAHAEHLQQGYDGVWQGLERHFRPL; from the coding sequence ATGAGCGGGGACGCGAGGAAGATCGCGGAGGGGCTGTCCTATCTCTCCGGGTTCGGCAACGAGCACAGCTCCGAGGCGGTGCCGGGCGCGCTGCCCGAGGGCCGCAACTCCCCGCAGCGCGCGCCGCTCGGGCTGTACGCGGAGCAGCTGAGCGGTACGGCGTTCACGGAGCCCCGGGCACACAACCGCCGTTCATGGCTGTACCGCATCCGCCCCTCGGCGGCGCATCCCGCGTTCACGCGTACGAACAACGGGACGCTCCGTTCGGCCCCGTTCACGGAGACGGTGCCCGACCCGAACCGGCTGCGGTGGAATCCGCTGCCCGAGCCGCCGGCGGGGACGGACTTCCTGGCCGGCCTGTGGACGCTCGGCGGCAACGGCGACGCCACTCAGCGGACCGGCATGGCCGTGCACCTGTATCACGCCACTTCCTCGATGGACCGCGTCTTCAGCGACGCGGACGGCGAGCTGCTGATCGTGCCGGAGCGCGGCGGACTGCTGCTGCGCACGGAGTTCGGGCTGCTGCATGTGGAGCCGGGCCATGTGGCGCTGATCCCTCGTGGGGTGCGCTTCCGTGTGGAGCTTCTGGATGACTCCGCCCGCGGGTACGTCTGCGAGAACTACGGCGCCCCCTTCCACCTTCCCGACCTCGGCCCGATCGGCGCCAACGGCCTCGCGAGCGCCCGGGACTTCCGGGCGCCGGTCGCCGCGTACGAGGACGTCGAGGGACCGGTCGAGGTGGTGAACAAGTTCTGCGGGAACCTCTGGACGGCCGTCTACGACCACTCGCCGCTCGACGTCGTCGCCTGGCACGGCAACCATGTGCCGTACATCTACGACCTGCGCCGCTTCAATGTGATCGGCACCATCAGCTACGACCATCCGGACCCGTCGATCTTCACGGTGCTGACCTCCCCGAGCGACACTCCCGGTCTGGCGGGCGTCGACTTCGTCGTCTTCGCGCCGCGCTGGCTGGTGGGCGAGGACACCTTCCGGCCGCCGTACTTCCACCGGAACGTGATGAGCGAGTACATGGGCCTCATCGAGGGCGCGTACGACGCGAAGACGGCCGGAGAGGGCGGTTTCGTACCGGGTGGCGGCTCGCTGCACAACATGATGTCGGCGCACGGTCCGGACCGGGAGACGTTCGACCGGGCCAGCGCCGCCGAGCTCGCGCCCCAGAAGATCGACGACGGGCTGGCGTTCATGTTCGAGACCCGCTGGCCGATGACGCTGGCACCGCACGCGGCCCACGCGGAGCATCTGCAACAGGGGTACGACGGTGTGTGGCAAGGCCTCGAACGCCACTTCCGCCCGCTGTGA